From Macaca fascicularis isolate 582-1 chromosome 14, T2T-MFA8v1.1, a single genomic window includes:
- the REXO2 gene encoding oligoribonuclease, mitochondrial isoform X2: protein MLGGSLGSRLLRGVGGSRGRFGTRGVREGGAAMAAGESMAQRMVWVDLEMTGLDIEKDQIIEMACLITDSDLNILAEGPNLIIKQPDELLDSMSDWCKEHHGKSGLTKAVKESTITLQQAEYEFLSFVRQQTPPGLCPLAGNSVHEDKKFLDKYMPQFMKHLHYRIIDVSTVKELCRALDDISESIKELQFYRNNIFKKKIDEKKRKIIENGENEKTVS from the exons ATGCTAGGCGGctccctgggctccaggctgtTGCGGGGTGTAGGTGGGAGTCGCGGACGGTTTGGGACGCGAGGTGTACGCGAAGGTGGCGCAGCCATGGCGGCAGGGGAGAGCATGGCTCAGCGGATGGTCTGGGTGGACCTGGAG atgacaggattggACATTGAGAAGGACCAGATTATTGAGATGGCCTGTCTGATAACGGACTCTGATCTCAACATTTTGGCTGAA GGTCCTAACCTGATTATAAAACAACCAGATGAGTTGCTGGACAGCATGTCAGATTGGTGTAAGGAGCATCATGGGAAG TCTGGCCTTACCAAGGCAGTGAAGGAGAGTACAATTACATTGCAGCAGGCAGAGTATGAATTTCTGTCCTTTGTACGACAGCAGACTCCTCCAGGGCTCTGTCCACTTGCAG GAAATTCAGTTCATGAAGATAAGAAGTTTCTTGACAAATACATGCCCCAGTTCATGAAACATCTTCATTATAGAATAATTGATGTGAGCACTGTTAAAGAACTGTGCAG GGCACTTGACGACATTAGCGAAAGCATCAAAGAACTTCAGTTTTACCGAAATAAcatcttcaagaaaaaaatagatgaaaagaagaggaaaattatagaaaatggggaaaatgagaaGACCGTGAGTTGA
- the REXO2 gene encoding oligoribonuclease, mitochondrial isoform X1 has translation MLGGSLGSRLLRGVGGSRGRFGTRGVREGGAAMAAGESMAQRMVWVDLEMTGLDIEKDQIIEMACLITDSDLNILAEGPNLIIKQPDELLDSMSDWCKEHHGKSGLTKAVKESTITLQQAEYEFLSFVRQQTPPGLCPLAGNSVHEDKKFLDKYMPQFMKHLHYRIIDVSTVKELCRRWYPEEYEFAPKKAASHRALDDISESIKELQFYRNNIFKKKIDEKKRKIIENGENEKTVS, from the exons ATGCTAGGCGGctccctgggctccaggctgtTGCGGGGTGTAGGTGGGAGTCGCGGACGGTTTGGGACGCGAGGTGTACGCGAAGGTGGCGCAGCCATGGCGGCAGGGGAGAGCATGGCTCAGCGGATGGTCTGGGTGGACCTGGAG atgacaggattggACATTGAGAAGGACCAGATTATTGAGATGGCCTGTCTGATAACGGACTCTGATCTCAACATTTTGGCTGAA GGTCCTAACCTGATTATAAAACAACCAGATGAGTTGCTGGACAGCATGTCAGATTGGTGTAAGGAGCATCATGGGAAG TCTGGCCTTACCAAGGCAGTGAAGGAGAGTACAATTACATTGCAGCAGGCAGAGTATGAATTTCTGTCCTTTGTACGACAGCAGACTCCTCCAGGGCTCTGTCCACTTGCAG GAAATTCAGTTCATGAAGATAAGAAGTTTCTTGACAAATACATGCCCCAGTTCATGAAACATCTTCATTATAGAATAATTGATGTGAGCACTGTTAAAGAACTGTGCAG ACGCTGGTATCCAGAAGAATATGAATTTGCACCAAAGAAGGCTGCTTCTCATAG GGCACTTGACGACATTAGCGAAAGCATCAAAGAACTTCAGTTTTACCGAAATAAcatcttcaagaaaaaaatagatgaaaagaagaggaaaattatagaaaatggggaaaatgagaaGACCGTGAGTTGA
- the REXO2 gene encoding oligoribonuclease, mitochondrial isoform X3, translated as MLGGSLGSRLLRGVGGSRGRFGTRGVREGGAAMAAGESMAQRMVWVDLEMTGLDIEKDQIIEMACLITDSDLNILAESGLTKAVKESTITLQQAEYEFLSFVRQQTPPGLCPLAGNSVHEDKKFLDKYMPQFMKHLHYRIIDVSTVKELCRRWYPEEYEFAPKKAASHRALDDISESIKELQFYRNNIFKKKIDEKKRKIIENGENEKTVS; from the exons ATGCTAGGCGGctccctgggctccaggctgtTGCGGGGTGTAGGTGGGAGTCGCGGACGGTTTGGGACGCGAGGTGTACGCGAAGGTGGCGCAGCCATGGCGGCAGGGGAGAGCATGGCTCAGCGGATGGTCTGGGTGGACCTGGAG atgacaggattggACATTGAGAAGGACCAGATTATTGAGATGGCCTGTCTGATAACGGACTCTGATCTCAACATTTTGGCTGAA TCTGGCCTTACCAAGGCAGTGAAGGAGAGTACAATTACATTGCAGCAGGCAGAGTATGAATTTCTGTCCTTTGTACGACAGCAGACTCCTCCAGGGCTCTGTCCACTTGCAG GAAATTCAGTTCATGAAGATAAGAAGTTTCTTGACAAATACATGCCCCAGTTCATGAAACATCTTCATTATAGAATAATTGATGTGAGCACTGTTAAAGAACTGTGCAG ACGCTGGTATCCAGAAGAATATGAATTTGCACCAAAGAAGGCTGCTTCTCATAG GGCACTTGACGACATTAGCGAAAGCATCAAAGAACTTCAGTTTTACCGAAATAAcatcttcaagaaaaaaatagatgaaaagaagaggaaaattatagaaaatggggaaaatgagaaGACCGTGAGTTGA